In Anthonomus grandis grandis chromosome 17, icAntGran1.3, whole genome shotgun sequence, the DNA window cagaCTCTGGAATAACTATCGAtggtacaaaaaaatttgatttcacCATTAAAGGAGTGAGAAAAAGTTACcagaaaaagagtaccatgttgAAGGgtttactataattattaaggaattttccagattcttaaaaaaaattgatagtaCCAAAAATTTGAGTTAACTGTAAAATTAGTTAAGAAAACTAAGCTGAAAAACAGTACCATGTTTGAAAACAGTACCCGGTTTTGGAAAACCCATTGATTAAGAAAGTTAGCTAAAAACAAGTACCATGACgatagatttattttaaatattaagaaaaactcTAGATTCTGAAGAAACTATTGATAGTATGATGTTAAtgggttttttgtaatttttctcaATACCTGCAACTTGTATATCAGAACAAATAGAGCACTCCATAGCGGACGTCAGCCTATAAACCCGATAAGTCTCCTGAGAAAACCATATAAGTGACGACTTAGGCGCCTCTATTAGCTTAAAAAGTGCCTAAAATAAAACTCGATTATATTCCAatcaaaaaaaactgttttagtaCCTTATTTATTCCAAACTCTGCCAACCTGACCACCCCatgaatatcaataaaaatattggaagGCTTCAGGTTACCGTGTATAATAGGAACAGGTTGCTGATGCAAAAACGCCAAGCCGTTCAAAAACTGCTTGATAATCTCCATCTGAGTTAAATGTTCGAAAACCACCTTTTCGGCATTTTCCTTTAGCAGCAGCACATATTGCCCAATGTTGTACTCGCACAGTGGCGTGGCCACTATCAGTTTATTCTCCTCATAATCGCAAGCAAAATAGTTCAGAATATGTTTGTTTCTTACACCTGCATTAACATCATTAGACCTCTCACTCACTAGTGAGTTAGtcataaagtccagttcagagatctattagaatctttgatgtgtcgcagatgccgcactaactagtccgtgcgcctattgtttttccaaaacattttacccttttgtgtcaaaaagtaaatatttaatgccttaatccacagaataaatgggcctaagtaattcgtaccacctattctctcatcacttgttataaacaccccactgatggcgctaaaaactaaacttattaaattaaaatttttggttaaactcattttacgtacttgTGTaatacgtgggcgcatgtagtcaaattttacgcatcaaatgtataaattttttaaaaaaagcttaaaacatgtatttatttaatgaaatgattacaTATCGCTTAGattattactttatgactctttccacttaaaattttgcgatttaaacatgtgacaatacaagcaacacgggcacacggactattcgcggcacatcaaagattctaatatatctctgaactgaactatataaGTTTTTACCTAATAAGGGATTAATGAGAGACTTCAGAGTCTTACAGACACTATGCTTGCTGGGGATCTTTTTGACAGCCAAAGGCCGCTCGCTGGCACTCAGTCCTAAAGTGACCAAATTAAAGTTGCCACCCTGTGATATCACGTGACTTCTCTCCGGATATCGACTCACTAGCACCTCACCGCCTGAATCCAGAGGTTCCAAATAGTATTTCcacttttttgtttcttatataATTAACTTACCTTGAAGCATCTGTCTCTGCTTCATATCGAGCAAATGTTCGATCTTATCAGACCATCTGCTCTTCTGACTGTCTGGAAGAACTTCCTTGCCACTCGGTTTGCTCAATATCTTCAGCACCATTTCCGAGTACTTTCGCTCGGGTTCATTACGTTTGGTGCCTTCGGATTTCCTGATCGGTGCCTTAACGTCTTCGTCCAGGAGTTTTTCTATGGAGGGAATCAGGTGGTACGCTCCTTGCATGGTCTTTAATTTGACTTCTAAGGCTTTACGCTTGTTTGGAGGCTTTGCAGGGCTatggagagagagagagatatttattatagacgCACCGgtagtcagaatttttatgtaaataagtCATATAAATAAGCAAATGAATACATCTATAAAATATCCTGTGTACAATATAAGAGTATGTGTATGTAAATAGACTGGACAAacagataaataaatacaacaaaaacgaataaataaataaatctaaaatgtcTATGTACATTGCTTGTATATATCAATGatctgaataataaaaaatgtgtcttctttaatttgttCTCAAATCTTTGAgtgtatttttctttcttttagaAAGGAGATAATTAATTCATTGTATTTAGGGCTGAGTAAGGTTTTGATTTTGTTAGATAAGTTATATTTTAGCATATTAGAGtctttatatttaatacaatCAATTCGTGGGTGATTTGTGTGTGGCCTATTCTAAGTCTGGTTATTAATTAGATTTAagggattttaaaattaatattgctcttaaaatagtgaaaaaaagtactacccaagcaacacacgatggttaaataaacgtttatttttggtttaaaacagacgtacatttttggttgaagcTCAGCTATAAATGTCATTCACGTTTATCAAGAAGGTTTATTACAATCATGTTAATAGTATACAGTCTAACTTTTTAGtatggtatattgtatactatttaaagacgttcaaaaaattatataatataactttaataccaatatatatttttttttaatttgcaaatgtgttttatgcatcagGGGGCATTTTtcgatgtaaaaaaaattatttttagcaatGGCTCCCATAGGGgatttatcttaaatattatttaattaaaaaaagtacaccactgcatttttcttataataaataatagtatataaatatatatatttattatatatacggttgataaatatattagtagttttaatttaaaaactctatttttgaacctagataatgaaaaggcgttttttcgagttttactcgaaaacgttaaggttatgtgagaaaagtatagatacaaaaactatagatttttttatcatttataattttcttaaaaagcatttgttagcaggcaattattttgtgcaaaaaaatcgtttttcattaaacctacccttaaccccccacccaccccacacaacttaccagtaagaaattgttttcaaaaatcattgttttccaaaatattgcgcatgaataacagctgagTTCGTCGTTTATATCTAacctaataacacagttttttttatttaaatttaatataattatatatatatatatctatattaataaatatttaatacaaaaacagtattattaggttaaatattatagacgaaaaacggtgatttttcaaaagaatttcttactgagaaaatgtttggggtgggtgggtggggggtaagggttgtgttgataaaaaacagtgtttctgcagaaaatatataatcattatttaatttaataatactttttaaaatatttaaaaattgaaaatttaatgcACTATTTTAATTGATACAACAGTAGTTTTATTgtaagaagtaaatttaaaaaataaagtatctaATTCATGGCAGTGGGTTGGAAGTGCCTAGGCAGTGGTTGTGCTATTCCTTGGAGCAAAACGTTTGTTACTGTGAACCTTGTTGGTTATTTGGTGATAGATCAAAACCATATTTCAGAATTAACTGGGTACAAGGAATATCCAATTAGGGCATGTTAtccagaaaaattaataagcacGAAAATGCCAATTTTCATATCTAATAATGTGTTATTTATGATGCCTGGAaggtaaataaatgtatagatTCTCAGATGGAAGACATTCTCCGAAAGAAAGCCAATTTTTGGAGGCAAGTTTTACGTCGAATTATAGATGTCACATTAACTCTGGCAATACGCAATCTCCCATTTAGAGAACACCGGGTTTCAAAACATAAAGTTGAAGGGACTCTAGTAGGtggaaattttttatcaattataaaTTTACTAGCAAGATACGACCCAATTCTACAACGATTACTAGAGAAACCAAGTGGATCAATTAGATATTTAAGTCCTACGGTACAGAATGAGCTTATCAATCTAGTGGCGGGACAACGAGAAACTGAGTTATTTATTGAAATCAGAGATGctccttttttttcaattattctgGACACAACACAAGACATTACCAAAATTGACCAACTTAGTCTAATATTTCGCATTGTTAAAATTATCAAGGACGAAAACCGTCAAATGCCAAAAGATATTCAGATTAAGGAgatttttacaggattttttgCTGTTAGTGATCATACTGCCACAGGATTATTACAGTTTGTGAACGATGTGCTTACGAAGAAAAATATCGAGATTTCCAAATGTCGTGGTCAGGGGTATGATGGCGCTAGTGTCGTGAGTGGATGCTACAATGGTTTGCAAGCGAAAATAATTGATATGGAAAAAAATGCTCACTATGTGCATTGCGcagcataatttaaatttggttattAATGATGCTATTAACGGAGTATCCCAAGTTTCTAATTTCTTCGATCATGTGGGTgctttgtatgtatttttttcaagcagtgTAAAAAGGTGAGACTTGTTAAAACAGTCTCCTGTTAGAagcattacattaaaaaatctaGCTCCTACTCGTTGGGCTCCGAGGTACGATGCTTTGGTTGCCTTAAGGGCTAATTATAAAGAACTTTTGCATGCTTTGACAGATATCATTTTAAGAGGTAAACCGAGTGAAAGAAGCGAAGCAAcaggtctaaaaaaatatatcgaaaaatttgattttattttacttattgtgctattttcgaaaatattgccTCACAATACTTACAATCCAAAGATTGTGATATGATGGAGGCTACAGCTTATTTAGAAAGTGcctataaagaaataataaactgtaaagaaaattttgatgaaCTTAAAAGTGAGGCAATAATTTTAGCAGATAGCTGGGGCGTAAACACtgagtttttagaaaaacgagcaaaaaaagttaaaaagtattttgatgAACTTCTGAGTGATTATAGGTTTTCCGATGTCGAAAAGAAGTTTAAAATCTCAGTATATAATGCTGCTCTAGATATTGTAATCAACCAGTTAAAAAAACGACTATCAGGTTTTCACAatgtttcttcaaaatttaactttctaTTCCCAAAATTTCTTATTGAGTTAAGTGATGATGATGAACTTAGGAAAAGGGCGGTATTGTTATTTGAACAATATAATGACGATTTACAATATGAAATTGGGGTCGAAACACTAAACTTTAGGTCTACTTTTCGAACTGAAATTGTTATCATCATACTGCCACGgctagttttaaaaatgtatatgcagcgtttttattatttttaacaattccaGTGACTACTGCTTCTGCAGAGAGAtctttttcgaaattaaaaataataaaaaattatttaagaagtaCTATGTCGCAATCGAGACTTCGAATCGAGTAACTTGGCTCTTTTGAGCATCGAAAATGAAAGAGGTCAAGGTTTGAATCTTGAGTGTTTAATAGATCTCTTTGCAGAAAGCATATGTCGAAAAAAAGAGTTTTCATAATGGGTAGACGACGGAAaggtttatattaatataatattttgttaaaaaattatcgagtttttatttttttgccccCCTCGCCCTCTTCAGAAATGGCATGAGCGCGACTGGGTTCTGATGCCCGGCGCCACTAAACGAAGCTACGATTCATGCATAATCGTAAGGGACACGATCatcatttcaataaaatattgaaactaacAAGCTTCatatgaaaaaattcaattgaaaTAGCTATGGtgatcattttattaaataatctaaaatgcgccttttttataataaaataattttttccataaaaattcgGTAATTTGTCATTtctttccaggcaattgacgaTATTTTTCTAGTCGTTCAATTTTTGGATATCAtcccatttttttaaaggaaattcgaattatttattttttcttacatgGAAATTTAggtcatttgattttttttttcctagaagttcggataaattaaaattttcgtctaggaattaaaaaatgttttttccattttttttttgcaaatttgggtaaattctctttttttacaaagaaatttaaatattctctgATTATTTATAGGGAAATTCAGGTAATTTCTCATATTTACCAAAGaggatgtttttaattttttccaggcagtcgaggaTATGCCTCcatttgtttccaaaaaaaatcatataatttgccattttttcataaaaattcctAATTCGATGCACAATTTTAACGGATCTGACTGTCCATTTAATAAAACAGgtaaatttagaataaaatttcaaattaataccTAATCGTAATAGGCGCGATTAtcattgcaataaaataatgaaattgacATTCATTTCACTtgtatgcataattttaatggatatgATGATTCTTTTTCCACTTGGTTTTCACTCCTTTAAAGGATTTTCAGTCCAGATTATGAGTTTGTgtataaaaacgttaataaagcGCCTATAAAGGTTTAATTTATAGAGTACGTAAATTAAACGAAATTTCCATACATTTGtgtaaatatttagaaaaatatagcACAATGCCATAActcatgaaaaaattaataaaaatatcttttatgctgttcatatatttaaattccaggcatttcttGAATATTATATTTCGATTATAATTCTTcattctttattatatatatttcttaactaATATCCGGGTTTTTAGTGGAATTTTTTAtgacttccaggcatttgaggttttTGTTTTCAGTTTTGCCACACTTCCTAAAGGATTTAGGATTGTGCTACACGTCAtgtcaataacttaaaaatctcaatttttttgcttaaatttccatttttcaaAACCTACTCgttgatttttacatttaaaaatataagagtAACTAACTAAAAGGTTTAAGCAGGTTTTTGCTTTAGGcttttagaataatttatctatcttttaaatatttgttttcatattgttccaggtatttaaaaaaatatttttagagtttttggTGCAAGTCCTTAAGTcttccttttttttcattactccaatgttttgttaaattttttattttattccaggcatttctcATACCATCCAtagatatttaaattgatttctcATTTATTCCAGTGCTTTCAGTCTCTTATTCACATTTAGTCCTGGATATATTCTACTCTACTTGGAAAGAAATTCTAGAATAAGGTGTCGAtcatttttctgaaattttccaGTATCCTAAATAACTGATTTTACCGTTAAATTCCTGagaaaaaattagctgaaaaagagtaccatatCGATAGCCTTGCcgcaatttttaattaatttccagAAAACTTTTACCCTCAAACATTTACCTCAGCAAGCTCATCTCATACAGGTACAACCCCGGTGGTTCACTCTCCATAACAGTGGGCAACCCATCCATGACGGAAATCTTAATATCCTCCCTATTCTCCCCAAAACCGTTCAAAACATTCTCGACATAACTGAGAAACGACTCCTCAGACACATTGGAGTAAGTCGTGTATTGCACTTTAACATTTTCCACGGCGCATGCGTCCGACATAAGCGTTTTCCCATTAACTGGAAACTTTAAAAGGGTGGACTCCAGTTGGTAAATGTTCTTGATGGCCTCGGGCAAGTTGGAGTGAGCCAGCGAACAAATGGAGCTCAACAGATGGCTGAAGTTCGCCTGCAGGTCTGTGATTGCTTGTTTTTCTGATAATGCCGCTTTTTTACCTGAAAAATCACCATAAACACAGCATTTATTTCAAGCTTTTTTGCCTCACCATGTTTTCCAGACTTCCCAATCAGTTCCCAATTATTTTTAGTCCTGGTTACaatgatctccaaaagttccTTCAAGTATTCCACCACTTCTTTCAGTGCCGCCTCCAGGGTCACCGCGTTAGCAGTATTATCAAagttcaaagaaatttttttcatgtACTGAATGGCCGCCTGAAAGTGAAACCTTTTGCAACAACAATCAGGACAGTTCACGCGAGTACCTTCAGCTTCCTTTTGTCAGTTTTCATTTTATCACCGAACACTGACCAGTCGTTAAAGGGCAACTTAAAGATCTTCGATTTCCACTCAGGAAACGTTGGCACATACGGGACCTCCTCTTTCACCTGGTTTTGCTCCTCTTGAGTTTTCAGAAAGTGCTTCAAGGAGCTCGTTATAGGGTTCCTGGACTCACTGAATTCTGGACCGGTGTAGAATGGACAGAACAGCTCGTCAGTCATAATTGAATTGACCTAGAAGGAGTCTTTTTAGGAAATTTGGTAATTTAGGCTTATTGGCTTACAAGTTGTTCGTTTTCCTTTATATCTTTGCTCAGTTGCTGCTCGAATATGGTTTGGGCATCCTCAGTGTCTGCTGGGGCTTCTTTTACGTCTTCTGTTGGGGATTCTACAGCTTCTTGCACGTCATCTTCTTTGACATCTTTCTTTTCTTCATTTATTATTGTAGCACAGTTGCTTTCTGAATCCTCTGTTTCTTTTACAATTTGCACATCTTCCTTTTTGGTTTTGCTATCATCAGTGTTCTTAAGACGTTCTGCCAGTTCCATGTTCTTAATCTTCGTTAGTTTCGCCTTCAGGACTTTCGATCTGCGTTTTGACTTTTTAACGTTGAACTCGCTTTTGTCCTCTACGGGCTCTTTTGATGGCTCCCCACCGGTTCCCTGGATGACGTTCAGGAAGCGTCGCACCTTTTTCACCTTCTTCTTCATCAGTTTCTGTCTTTTTTCATCGGCACAGTCCTTCTGGCAGGTGCATCCCTCCGGTAAGTTCCGGAATACTTGCCCGAACTCGGCGTATTGATTTTTCGCCCACTCCAGCCCCATCTCGTTCATCGTACAAAACAAAATGACCGCCTGAAAGGCCAACTTGAAGTGTACACCCTCGTTTTTGACGATTTTCAAGCAGGATTTTATGACGTTACATCTCAACAATTGGTCCGACAGTTTCGCTTGGATGTCGCTCTTGAACCCCACCACTTGGTCGTTGTAGTAGAGCAGCTCTTGGAGGAGTTGGAGGAGCAGTTTTTGTTTTTCGATATTCTTGGATCTTAGGGCCTGAAGGGagatcttaataaaaaaaatcgtcggtttgtttttttgttgcatGGTAAACTTACGTCGGCCATCAAATCGAACACGCAAAAGTCCAAAATGATTTTCAAACCGTTTTCGGTGTGTTGCACGATGTACTGGGCTAAAGTTCTCAGCATTTCGGTTTCTTGGTCTGATACTTTGTCTTTTTTCAGTATAATGTCCACCACCTCCATTCGTCTCTAAACGGGAAGTGAGAGAGACCATTAAAGACATTCTGGGATGTATATCCGATATACActatacccgaaaaacactatttccagacactcttaattaaatgaaaacatcatatagaaaatagaggaaaaatgAATTCTCATGTATATATCCCTCTGTCATTTTGAAAGTTAGAgcaggatgggaataaagtgatatttttctggtatatttagaccaattatacccgaaaaacactatttccagatgatccagcaaatattaataaaatgaaaccatgatatagtTAATAGtaggaaaagttgaattctcatttatatatccctctctcattttggaaaaaatggagaaggatgggaataaagtgatattttttggtataattagACCAATTATATCCTATCTTGTACCACcacatataattattattatactaccAAGGTCCttgcaatatttaaatgttttgtatAATGCATTTATAAGGCCATATTGTAACCTCAATTTCTTGGACTCTAGAggacattttttggtttaatttgaAAACCAATAGAcatatgttaatatattttttaaatcaaaaaaggaagttcctgaggatgaattttaGGGTAGAAACTTGATTCTATATTAAAGAATTCGTTAGTTATGGCAGTTTTGGTTGAGGCactttttttctctaaatttctttgtaaattttcaCTTctctgaagaatattttaatgaaatagatagaatatttctaaaaaaattttactgcaAGAAAGGCCATTTCTCTcccaatattttcatatataaacgacccctgtacctcaaaaactttttgagtttgagGCATTTTTCTCTACAAAAGTACCAAAGACCAGCAAATTTGTAGCTTTAAAACTAATAGCGGCAAAATTAAGATGATTGGTTATTAGTAAACATTTCTGGATATAACTTGGGAACCAATTGACCTATTGTCATATTTCTTGTGTTACTATATAAGGAAATTCCTGAGGATACATTTTAGGGTAAAAACGTGATTCTGTATTAAGCATTTGAGTAGTTTTTAAACCCTAGTGcaccaataacatttttattcatgACCACACATAATTGCACATATCTCAAGAAccactgaaaatattttcattttcttttacacCCAAATAGGCTCATTCCTGAGGACGAATTTAAGACTAGAAGCGTggtaatgattttataaaattgtgcCGTTATTAATGCTTCTtcaatcaaacattttttttcatttttatctctCTAGAAGAAGTGAGGTTCTAAAAGGTCTATACTCCTACCTTAATAAAATCCCTAAAAGACAAATCCTTTTGCAACTCGAAAATGATCCTTTCGGCTATCGGAAAGGGCGGTTTACCCAATTTCGCTCCGGTAATAATCGCGTAACACAAAGCGGTTCTGTAGTGATTATCCTCTTTAGTGAAATCCGCTCCACTATTAATCAAAGTGTTCACTATATTAAGGTTATTGCGGAAACATGCGGTCATCAGTGGTGTCACCCCGTTTATATTGGTTATATCCAGGTTAACCTATAGAAACATCATTAAATAAGGACAAAcaattaaccttaaaaaaacaacctttttcTCTAAAAGTTTCTCAATGAACTTCTCCCATTGCCTTCTCACTGCTATATGTAATATAGTGTGTCCGTTCTTATTGGTGGCATTGACGTCTATCTCGCTCACTTTAAGCACCCTATCCCAAAACTCTATAAAAGTGTTTTCCTCCCATAGTTTATGCTCCAGGGCAATTATAATGAGGTTTTCGTTATTTTCGATTTTGATATTCGGGTCGGCCCCATGGTCCAACAGGTACTCTATTATGTTCAGGTATTTATAGCGTACGGCCCATATTAAGGCTGTAGTGCTGTTCTAAAGAGGAAAATGTCACTTTCTAAGAAATGGTCcatcttttctcaaagagaccgggTTGCATGAAACAGTAATGAAACAAACtctaagtcacaggtctcaagtttattaaattaaagtcagaggATCACACGTTTTCGCCCATACTATGCAGTGAATACACAGGtgtatctgatgatgcctagtatgggcgaaacacgtgtaatcctctgactttaatttaatgaatttgagtgacttaaattatttcattattattaaatgtgcCTTTAATAGTACATAGTAGGGATGTTTTAGGGGACTTACTGGCCCAAGTTGGTTAATATTCAAGCCATTACTCACTGCTTTTTGCAGTATGTCAAATCTGTTTAGGATGACACAGCCGATGGCTATAGGAATGCTTGCCTGAAATATTCGTTAATTaagaatgatattttttttaaaatttaattttttaccactTCCTTAATTTTTAGTGCCACCTTCAATTTCGAGAGGTCGTCAGCACTGAAGTAGGCGTAAGGGTTGTACTTTGTGGCCCTATTAAACTGGTCACCGGTCGATTTGGATTTGTTGCCTTTTTTGCCTTTTCTTCGTGAGGTCATTGTTGTAGAATGTTTGtaaattttcctgttttttttcgtaaatttgACAAGTTGTCCAGCATCAAACTTGAGTTTGTTAGGTGGGTCACAGGTATGAAAAAATGACTGGACCACATTCAGCAAATGGAACCTGAATGTTCTTAATGCagtcagaaattttttttggagCGTTCACTGTTTTGTTATGTTTGGTGTTGTTATTTGATGCAGTAGGGATTGTGAATAAGGTCCTAAatttaatacactttttttttatttatttttatttatttatttatttatttccaaattacaATTTAACCTATATTACTTTCCTTAATTCTAAAACatgtaaagaaataaataataagtaaaccCCACTGAAACCAGTGATTTGTGCGTGGGTTTAGagttataacttaaatttacccaatacctaataatagcattaatatatacaataataagcaaactttatattaataataaatgagtgCCCCATTATATTAGGGATTATTTTTCCTGTTTTAATCTATCCCAGTTAATGAATGTTCACGTTAGCGTTAAGTCTATATATCAAAATTgtattgtagttttttttctcttttcccTTTCTCTCCTTTTCCCTTTTCCCTCCTTACCCCAGTAATACAATGAACGAATTCCCACGCATTGATCCCAATATTCACTATTATCTAACTTCAAAATTGTcttgattatttttgttaattaggttTAGAATCTATATAAGTTTATATACTTTATGCAAGCTGTTCTACCTTGCTCCAGTAACCATTTTTTTAGGCCTGTTTTAAAAgatggaatatataaaatatttcgtaaGTTCTGTGGAATGAAGCGGTATACATGTGGTCCCAAGAATTGTAGAGATCTTTGCCCAATTCCTTTATATGTCCTGtcagttttatttatcttattatttttatgtctaGTATTGTGATCGTGTGTAATGTTTTGTAGTTCGGTCCTCTTTTTGTGTTGCCTTGTTAGCATCTTAAAACAAAAGATTTGGTTAATATCTAATAAGCGGTTTTCTTTGTACAGTAAATCGCTTGGATATCGCCTTTCCTTgccaaa includes these proteins:
- the LOC126746447 gene encoding uncharacterized protein LOC126746447 isoform X4, with amino-acid sequence MTSRRKGKKGNKSKSTGDQFNRATKYNPYAYFSADDLSKLKVALKIKEVASIPIAIGCVILNRFDILQKAVSNGLNINQLGPNSTTALIWAVRYKYLNIIEYLLDHGADPNIKIENNENLIIIALEHKLWEENTFIEFWDRVLKVSEIDVNATNKNGHTILHIAVRRQWEKFIEKLLEKKVNLDITNINGVTPLMTACFRNNLNIVNTLINSGADFTKEDNHYRTALCYAIITGAKLGKPPFPIAERIIFELQKDLSFRDFIKRRMEVVDIILKKDKVSDQETEMLRTLAQYIVQHTENGLKIILDFCVFDLMADISLQALRSKNIEKQKLLLQLLQELLYYNDQVVGFKSDIQAKLSDQLLRCNVIKSCLKIVKNEGVHFKLAFQAVILFCTMNEMGLEWAKNQYAEFGQVFRNLPEGCTCQKDCADEKRQKLMKKKVKKVRRFLNVIQGTGGEPSKEPVEDKSEFNVKKSKRRSKVLKAKLTKIKNMELAERLKNTDDSKTKKEDVQIVKETEDSESNCATIINEEKKDVKEDDVQEAVESPTEDVKEAPADTEDAQTIFEQQLSKDIKENEQLVNSIMTDELFCPFYTGPEFSESRNPITSSLKHFLKTQEEQNQVKEEVPYVPTFPEWKSKIFKLPFNDWSVFGDKMKTDKRKLKAAIQYMKKISLNFDNTANAVTLEAALKEVVEYLKELLEIIVTRTKNNWELIGKSGKHGKKAALSEKQAITDLQANFSHLLSSICSLAHSNLPEAIKNIYQLESTLLKFPVNGKTLMSDACAVENVKVQYTTYSNVSEESFLSYVENVLNGFGENREDIKISVMDGLPTVMESEPPGLYLYEMSLLSPAKPPNKRKALEVKLKTMQGAYHLIPSIEKLLDEDVKAPIRKSEGTKRNEPERKYSEMVLKILSKPSGKEVLPDSQKSRWSDKIEHLLDMKQRQMLQGGEVLVSRYPERSHVISQGGNFNLVTLGLSASERPLAVKKIPSKHSVCKTLKSLINPLLGVRNKHILNYFACDYEENKLIVATPLCEYNIGQYVLLLKENAEKVVFEHLTQMEIIKQFLNGLAFLHQQPVPIIHGNLKPSNIFIDIHGVVRLAEFGINKALFKLIEAPKSSLIWFSQETYRVYRLTSAMECSICSDIQVAGMLIYFIISGGIHPFGVDVGTILKNLETSNAIQLKVNLDVTDETFIDLATWMLMYEPADRPHIKNVLGHVLFWSNDRKWRFILNCSGVSTNGVPLGIATETLYGAISETSRKEHIQGQWVDFARRKFPKMSFQGEDTVVGFLKFIKEFYESQVRADEESILDLKSCVLTYFPAFPLTLYRILEGTGIIKEYPFMTYTMTETVVT
- the LOC126746447 gene encoding uncharacterized protein LOC126746447 isoform X1, whose translation is MTSRRKGKKGNKSKSTGDQFNRATKYNPYAYFSADDLSKLKVALKIKEVASIPIAIGCVILNRFDILQKAVSNGLNINQLGPNSTTALIWAVRYKYLNIIEYLLDHGADPNIKIENNENLIIIALEHKLWEENTFIEFWDRVLKVSEIDVNATNKNGHTILHIAVRRQWEKFIEKLLEKKVNLDITNINGVTPLMTACFRNNLNIVNTLINSGADFTKEDNHYRTALCYAIITGAKLGKPPFPIAERIIFELQKDLSFRDFIKRRMEVVDIILKKDKVSDQETEMLRTLAQYIVQHTENGLKIILDFCVFDLMADISLQALRSKNIEKQKLLLQLLQELLYYNDQVVGFKSDIQAKLSDQLLRCNVIKSCLKIVKNEGVHFKLAFQAVILFCTMNEMGLEWAKNQYAEFGQVFRNLPEGCTCQKDCADEKRQKLMKKKVKKVRRFLNVIQGTGGEPSKEPVEDKSEFNVKKSKRRSKVLKAKLTKIKNMELAERLKNTDDSKTKKEDVQIVKETEDSESNCATIINEEKKDVKEDDVQEAVESPTEDVKEAPADTEDAQTIFEQQLSKDIKENEQLVNSIMTDELFCPFYTGPEFSESRNPITSSLKHFLKTQEEQNQVKEEVPYVPTFPEWKSKIFKLPFNDWSVFGDKMKTDKRKLKAAIQYMKKISLNFDNTANAVTLEAALKEVVEYLKELLEIIVTRTKNNWELIGKSGKHGKKAALSEKQAITDLQANFSHLLSSICSLAHSNLPEAIKNIYQLESTLLKFPVNGKTLMSDACAVENVKVQYTTYSNVSEESFLSYVENVLNGFGENREDIKISVMDGLPTVMESEPPGLYLYEMSLLSPAKPPNKRKALEVKLKTMQGAYHLIPSIEKLLDEDVKAPIRKSEGTKRNEPERKYSEMVLKILSKPSGKEVLPDSQKSRWSDKIEHLLDMKQRQMLQGGEVLVSRYPERSHVISQGGNFNLVTLGLSASERPLAVKKIPSKHSVCKTLKSLINPLLVSERSNDVNAGVRNKHILNYFACDYEENKLIVATPLCEYNIGQYVLLLKENAEKVVFEHLTQMEIIKQFLNGLAFLHQQPVPIIHGNLKPSNIFIDIHGVVRLAEFGINKALFKLIEAPKSSLIWFSQETYRVYRLTSAMECSICSDIQVAGMLIYFIISGGIHPFGVDVGTILKNLETSNAIQLKVNLDVTDETFIDLATWMLMYEPADRPHIKNVLGHVLFWSNDRKWRFILNCSGVSTNGVPLGIATETLYGAISETSRKEHIQGQWVDFARRKFPKMSFQGEDTVVGFLKFIKEFYESQVRADEESILDLKSCVLTYFPAFPLTLYRILEGTGIIKEYPFMTYTMTETVVT